A region of uncultured Anaeromusa sp. DNA encodes the following proteins:
- a CDS encoding DMT family transporter: MTRLQGLALLLTTAVLWSTSGIGIKWVSWHPLAIAGVRSGIAAIVVWAAFRKSSLHWNRSLVIGGVAYALTVLLFVSATKLTTAANAYTYPIFVAVLGMVFLQEKPCRADWLTMGTVCVGMVLFFQEQMSPGRLEGNVLAIGSGVAMAVMVVALRSQKEGTPWGSVLLGNVLAALCGLPFVFDGGPGGEGWLALLAMGVVQLGLSYVLYSMAIKQVTALEASIVTMVEPLLNPLWVFLLLGEQPGIWSLWGGGVILTAVAVRYVLPELRRQLR, encoded by the coding sequence ATGACACGTTTGCAGGGGTTGGCTCTGTTGTTGACAACAGCGGTGCTGTGGAGCACCAGTGGTATAGGAATTAAATGGGTATCCTGGCATCCGTTGGCCATTGCTGGAGTGCGCAGCGGAATTGCGGCGATTGTAGTTTGGGCGGCGTTTCGCAAAAGTTCGTTGCACTGGAATCGGTCCTTAGTTATCGGCGGGGTGGCCTATGCGCTTACGGTGCTTTTGTTTGTGTCGGCCACAAAACTTACAACAGCGGCTAATGCATATACCTATCCTATATTTGTTGCCGTACTGGGCATGGTGTTTTTGCAGGAGAAACCGTGCCGAGCGGATTGGTTGACGATGGGAACCGTCTGCGTCGGCATGGTGCTGTTTTTTCAAGAGCAAATGTCGCCGGGGCGACTGGAAGGCAATGTGTTGGCTATTGGCAGCGGCGTGGCGATGGCTGTAATGGTGGTGGCATTGCGCAGTCAGAAAGAGGGAACTCCCTGGGGGTCGGTACTGTTGGGCAACGTCTTGGCTGCGTTGTGCGGCTTGCCGTTTGTCTTTGACGGAGGCCCTGGAGGAGAAGGTTGGCTGGCGCTGTTAGCCATGGGAGTGGTGCAACTAGGTCTGTCTTATGTGTTATATTCTATGGCGATTAAGCAGGTAACCGCCTTAGAAGCATCCATCGTTACCATGGTAGAGCCTTTGCTCAATCCACTTTGGGTATTTTTATTGCTGGGAGAACAACCCGGTATCTGGTCGCTGTGGGGAGGCGGCGTCATCTTGACGGCCGTGGCGGTGCGATATGTGCTGCCGGAGCTGAGGCGGCAGTTACGCTAA